The DNA window tttaatgttttaataatatacaattttgataatatcattattattaaatatgagGTTCTGTTTATAACGTcaattagatataattatatactcaACGGATTATTCTTACTTCTCCAGAAAGTGATTGTAATAAGAGCTGTATATTTACGATGTTGATCATGTTGTCTAAATGAATATGttatgaaaaatgtttatttgaattattaaaaaaattacgtgTAATACGAACTCGGTCGATAAATAGTAACATAATCACAAACTCTTACAAGATACCAAAACGAAGCAAATACATATTATTGTGATAACATAGTTTATCTACATTCTTCACTTATTtatctaaataattaaaaatggtAGAAAAAAGATGTGCCGCCAAAATGTGTTTTAATAGTACACGGGATGTACCTCAAATACAGTTCTTCACATTTCCTACAAAACAAGAATAGTAAGCTTATTACCTAACCTCTTAATTCAATGACattacttttctcttattttattgttatatatatattacaatgaaaTCGTATATTAAATAGTGCTCGCGTTTGGGCAGAAGCATGTGGTATACCAgaattaattcataaaaataagacTTCTCTTAAGAGATATGTACTCTGTGGTGAACATTTTGAAGATCATTGGTTTATGGATCCTGAATGTAAGACTGCATTTATTAAAACTGAAGTACCTATACCCAcaatatttaagaataatttgaaagaaTGTATATCACGGCAAACTAATGCTTCAATTGAcacaaatatttcgaaaaaagaaaatcctatGACAAGTTTAAAGGATAATGTTACAAATATTGCAGAAGAAATTAAACAGTCGAATATAATTCTGTCAGTGGAAGATAACAAATCTTTATGTCCTGTGTCACtggtatataaaaacaatcgtatagaaatattactctaataatgttttaattttaattcaatattgtttatatattgtagATAAATGATATTGTGGGTAATGTCGAAGATAGTACAATATCTATAGCCACAGAATCACAGAATGACAATACTCTacaagaagaagtagaagaattGTGTCGCCTTTGTGCATTGCCTACATCAAGTAATATGCTTCGTTCtatttatgatgataatatagataataaaattaatacaatctTACCACTTCAAGTAAGCAAATGCAAGATCATTTGTatgtagaattttatttatgtaccaAGATATTTTTGGATacttcaaatttaatttttttttagttagaAGTACATAAATATGATGGTTTACCTCAAGAGATTTGTCACTTATGCGCACATAAAGTCACATTATGTTATGATCTTATCCAACAATTTCTCGATGCAAATTCTAAGTTATTAATGcatagaaatgaaagagaggaggTTGAACAAGCTGAAGATAACTTATTTTCAGCTACACTATCTGAAGGATCgctggtaataataataataaaaaaagaattaaaaaacaaaaatttcggATTttctagaaatattataatttaatcctAACTCTTAGTTTTCAGGAGCAGGACCTATACGTGATAATGCTCATTCAgatcatgataattatcaaaatttagaaaaaagttaTCATGCATATGCTCCAACACACAAAAATAAATCCGATAttaaagatgaaagagaagttaaaaataattctgcaCATTATACAGAGTaacatttttaacaatattttttaataatatttttagaattatttcatattattatattataatattatgttataatctttttagGCATTCATACAATTTACCTCTGAAAAATATTCCTGAAAGGACAAATATGTTACATCAATTAGATGAAAtaaagattgaaaataaaaataaatacttaaatattgataattcatCAAATGATAtacatcataatattattaagaaaaaaatagataataaactTAAGTATAGTTGCAAAACttgtaataaaatgtataataccAATTCTGAATTATGTAGACATAATGAAACACATAGAGAAGAGAACAAATTTTATTGTGCACATTGTCCAAAAAGTTTTCGTGtcaaatcattattaaagcaACACATGTGTTCACACTCTGGCATTAGACCATATGTTTGTGATATATGTGGGGCAAGTTATAATAGACGTGGGAATATGGGTCAACATAGAAA is part of the Vespa crabro chromosome 8, iyVesCrab1.2, whole genome shotgun sequence genome and encodes:
- the LOC124426294 gene encoding zinc finger and SCAN domain-containing protein 12-like, giving the protein MVEKRCAAKMCFNSTRDVPQIQFFTFPTKQEYARVWAEACGIPELIHKNKTSLKRYVLCGEHFEDHWFMDPECKTAFIKTEVPIPTIFKNNLKECISRQTNASIDTNISKKENPMTSLKDNVTNIAEEIKQSNIILSVEDNKSLCPVSLINDIVGNVEDSTISIATESQNDNTLQEEVEELCRLCALPTSSNMLRSIYDDNIDNKINTILPLQLEVHKYDGLPQEICHLCAHKVTLCYDLIQQFLDANSKLLMHRNEREEVEQAEDNLFSATLSEGSLFSGAGPIRDNAHSDHDNYQNLEKSYHAYAPTHKNKSDIKDEREVKNNSAHYTEHSYNLPLKNIPERTNMLHQLDEIKIENKNKYLNIDNSSNDIHHNIIKKKIDNKLKYSCKTCNKMYNTNSELCRHNETHREENKFYCAHCPKSFRVKSLLKQHMCSHSGIRPYVCDICGASYNRRGNMGQHRKTHFVIENGEPRLVKEGIRCSICRKKVKSLLMLKYHLAKHSGEKKAYVCTVCGKCFSTGSQLKVHQFLHTGERPYTCSVCGKGFRTEAIMKQHYLALHTNDYPHECPFCDRKFKRLQSLIVHKRTHTGERPYPCPICGRAFAQKGDMMKHTKIHNPNADNKRIKNENSYLEMQVIEDNKIQIGSSISEEITIFEIEDDGLSNEFNQANLNK